The following are encoded together in the Flavobacterium sp. TR2 genome:
- a CDS encoding phosphoenolpyruvate carboxylase — protein MYTLPKIERFNQDVLSKYHIYNSVFITLPFDSIDNTGVLLPLFTETCETGFKKQETPKEIVDFFSNKFLSNASEEEKIDLMFRFIQYIERQIVLFDAIEDAAFPEVNNMEGRGSLRDIKEKSDAKEKDDELIEFLESFNVRTVLTAHPTQFYPGPVLGIINDLTEAIRQNDLLQIKQLLAQLGKTPFIQKEKPNPYDEAVSLIWYLENVFYATAGEIVHYLQKNILEGNPIHNQLIKLGFWPGGDRDGNPFVTTDITLKVADRLRTSILKCYYVEMRNLKRKLTFSGVDALVAELEHKLYRSVFYSKGDIFITLEELLSQLNKIRAIIIEKHQSLYLDELDALLVKINLFGFHFATLDIRQNSKIHNAVFKDVVNYYLNSGSDVFPKNYFELTEDQKINVLSKVKGNLNPSDFENEITRYTLESVHAIKTIQQNNGEEGANRYIISNNESALNVMETFAMIRLNNWEKPTVDIIPLFESVDDLQNAHTIMEQLYTNPEYAKHLKSRGNKQTIMLGFSDGTKDGGYLMANWSIYQAKISLTKISREYGIKAIFFDGRGGPPARGGGKTHKFYASLGPKIENNEIQITVQGQTISSNFGTLDSCRYNIENLLSAGVTNQVFSKEKNELTSEETQILTDLANLGYDKYLSFKNHPKFIPYLEKMSTLKYYSKTNIGSRPSKRSKSESLDFADLRAIPFVGSWSQLKQNVPGFFGVGSALKHFEENGQWDKVSDLYHNSLFFKTLLENSMMSLAKSFLPLTAYMKNDPEFGEFWQIIYDEFSETKRLLLKIAGHKTLMENYPDGIASIQIRERIVLPLLTIQQYALLRINELNKAAVPNEELVKVYEKIVTRSLFGNTNASRNSA, from the coding sequence ATGTATACGTTGCCCAAAATTGAGCGTTTTAATCAAGACGTTCTCTCAAAATACCACATTTATAATAGTGTTTTTATAACATTACCTTTTGATTCTATAGATAATACCGGAGTTTTACTTCCTTTATTTACAGAAACTTGCGAAACAGGCTTTAAAAAACAGGAAACTCCTAAAGAAATTGTAGATTTCTTCTCAAATAAATTCTTAAGCAACGCTTCTGAAGAGGAAAAAATCGATCTTATGTTTCGATTTATTCAATATATAGAGCGCCAAATTGTATTGTTTGATGCGATCGAAGATGCTGCTTTTCCAGAGGTGAATAACATGGAAGGACGCGGATCTCTTCGTGATATTAAAGAGAAATCAGATGCCAAAGAGAAAGATGATGAGTTAATTGAATTTCTTGAAAGCTTCAATGTCCGTACCGTTTTAACAGCGCACCCTACACAGTTTTACCCTGGGCCGGTGTTAGGAATTATAAATGATTTGACAGAAGCAATTCGTCAAAATGATTTGCTGCAAATTAAACAATTACTCGCGCAATTAGGAAAAACGCCTTTCATTCAGAAAGAAAAGCCAAATCCTTACGATGAAGCAGTAAGTTTAATTTGGTACCTTGAAAATGTCTTTTATGCCACAGCAGGAGAAATTGTGCATTACCTGCAAAAAAATATTTTAGAAGGAAACCCAATTCACAATCAATTAATCAAACTTGGTTTCTGGCCTGGAGGTGATCGTGATGGAAATCCTTTTGTTACTACAGACATTACGCTTAAAGTTGCCGATCGTTTACGCACGTCAATTTTAAAGTGCTATTATGTAGAAATGAGAAACTTAAAACGTAAGCTAACTTTCTCAGGTGTAGACGCTTTAGTAGCTGAACTTGAACATAAACTTTATCGTTCTGTATTTTATTCTAAAGGCGATATTTTTATCACATTAGAAGAATTATTATCACAATTGAACAAAATTCGAGCTATAATTATTGAAAAACATCAATCTTTATATTTGGATGAATTAGATGCGCTTCTAGTAAAAATTAATTTGTTTGGATTCCATTTTGCAACTTTAGATATTCGCCAGAATAGCAAAATTCACAATGCAGTTTTCAAAGATGTTGTAAACTATTATTTAAATTCTGGTTCAGATGTTTTTCCGAAAAATTATTTCGAATTGACAGAAGATCAAAAAATTAATGTTTTATCTAAAGTTAAAGGAAATCTGAATCCTAGCGATTTTGAAAATGAAATCACCAGATATACTTTAGAATCAGTTCATGCTATTAAAACGATTCAGCAAAACAATGGAGAAGAAGGGGCTAACCGCTATATTATCAGCAATAACGAAAGCGCCTTGAATGTTATGGAAACTTTTGCCATGATTCGTTTGAATAATTGGGAAAAACCGACCGTAGATATTATTCCGCTTTTTGAATCTGTAGACGATTTGCAGAATGCGCATACTATTATGGAACAATTGTACACGAATCCAGAATATGCTAAGCATTTGAAATCTAGAGGAAACAAACAGACTATCATGCTTGGATTCTCTGACGGAACAAAAGATGGCGGATACTTGATGGCAAACTGGAGTATTTATCAAGCTAAAATTTCATTGACTAAAATTTCTAGAGAATACGGAATTAAAGCCATTTTCTTTGATGGACGTGGTGGGCCTCCAGCTCGTGGCGGTGGAAAAACACATAAATTTTATGCGTCTCTTGGACCAAAAATTGAAAACAACGAAATTCAGATTACAGTTCAAGGCCAAACAATCAGTTCTAATTTTGGGACTTTAGATTCTTGCCGTTATAATATCGAAAACTTATTGAGTGCCGGTGTTACAAATCAGGTATTCAGTAAAGAGAAAAACGAATTGACTTCGGAAGAAACTCAAATTTTGACTGATTTGGCTAATTTGGGTTATGATAAATATTTAAGCTTCAAAAATCATCCGAAGTTTATTCCGTACTTAGAAAAAATGAGTACGCTAAAATATTATTCGAAAACAAACATTGGAAGCCGTCCTTCAAAAAGAAGCAAATCTGAGTCATTAGATTTTGCCGATTTAAGAGCAATTCCGTTTGTGGGTTCATGGAGCCAGTTAAAACAAAACGTACCTGGATTCTTTGGAGTAGGTTCAGCTTTAAAACATTTTGAAGAAAATGGGCAATGGGATAAAGTGAGTGATTTATATCATAATTCATTGTTTTTCAAAACATTGCTTGAAAACAGTATGATGTCATTAGCCAAATCATTCTTGCCATTGACAGCTTATATGAAAAACGATCCTGAATTTGGTGAATTCTGGCAGATTATCTATGATGAATTCTCAGAAACAAAACGTCTTTTATTGAAAATTGCTGGGCATAAAACCTTGATGGAAAATTATCCTGATGGTATTGCTTCAATTCAGATTAGAGAGCGTATTGTTTTACCTTTATTGACTATTCAGCAATATGCGTTGTTGAGAATCAATGAATTGAACAAAGCGGCAGTTCCTAACGAAGAACTGGTTAAAGTTTATGAAAAAATCGTTACGAGATCATTGTTTGGAAATACTAACGCAAGCAGAAACTCAGCTTAA
- a CDS encoding Lrp/AsnC family transcriptional regulator — MSKFRLDEVDHQILDMLIDNTRVPFTDIAKKLLISAGTVHVRVKKMEDAGIIMGSSLALDYDKLGYSFIAYVGVFLNNTSQTKFVLERINQIPFVTVASVTTGKFNIFCKIRAKDTKHAKEVIFMIDDIDGVYRTETMISLEESINDKKRLMHTIFKNM, encoded by the coding sequence ATGAGTAAATTTCGTTTAGATGAAGTAGATCACCAGATTTTAGATATGTTAATAGACAATACGAGAGTTCCGTTTACTGACATTGCAAAAAAACTTTTGATATCTGCTGGTACAGTACACGTTAGAGTTAAAAAGATGGAAGATGCCGGTATCATCATGGGATCTTCATTAGCATTAGATTACGATAAATTAGGTTATTCATTTATTGCTTATGTAGGGGTTTTCCTTAATAATACATCTCAAACTAAATTTGTATTAGAGAGAATCAATCAAATTCCATTCGTAACTGTAGCTTCTGTAACTACAGGAAAATTCAACATCTTTTGCAAAATTAGAGCAAAAGACACAAAGCACGCGAAAGAAGTTATCTTCATGATTGACGATATTGACGGTGTTTACAGAACAGAAACAATGATTTCATTAGAGGAAAGTATTAACGACAAAAAGCGTTTGATGCATACTATTTTCAAAAATATGTAA
- a CDS encoding M14 metallopeptidase family protein — translation MNLEQLFTEYKEQSISGKYLTLDHIKPLLDKLNTNGQVQIIGTSVLGEPIYSYQIGTGKIRAYLWSQMHGNESTTTKALFDFINLLNDNTDFAKQMLDTFTFFCIPMLNPDGARLYTRANANEVDLNRDSQDLTQPESNVLRQVFEQFKPDFCFNLHDQRTIFGAGTTGKPATVSFLAPSYNEEREVNDNRLKAINIIAGINEELQKYIPGQVGRFDDSFNINCIGDTFQFLGVPTILFEAGHFPDDYEREITRKYIFFALILSFKLILENDLVNNRFSEYLNISQNNVVFYDFMYKNVKINYDGIEIITNFVAQYKEELIENKIHFNAYIVEVGELENYFGHYEYDAKGAEYSDDFQNFPKTGQKANFYLNKNVKFVNGLIKS, via the coding sequence ATGAATTTAGAACAGCTTTTTACAGAATACAAAGAACAGTCTATATCTGGTAAATATCTTACATTGGATCATATAAAACCGCTTTTGGATAAGTTAAATACAAATGGCCAAGTACAGATTATTGGAACATCTGTTCTTGGTGAACCTATATATAGTTATCAAATTGGAACAGGAAAAATACGCGCGTACCTATGGTCGCAAATGCATGGTAACGAAAGTACAACCACAAAAGCTCTATTCGATTTCATTAATCTGTTAAATGACAATACGGATTTTGCAAAACAAATGTTGGATACGTTTACCTTTTTCTGTATTCCAATGCTTAACCCAGATGGTGCAAGACTTTATACGAGAGCTAATGCAAATGAAGTTGATTTGAATCGTGATTCGCAAGATTTAACGCAGCCTGAAAGCAATGTTTTGCGTCAAGTTTTTGAGCAATTTAAGCCAGATTTCTGTTTTAATCTTCATGATCAGCGAACTATATTTGGCGCGGGCACAACAGGCAAGCCTGCAACAGTTTCTTTTTTGGCTCCATCTTATAATGAAGAAAGAGAAGTAAATGATAATAGGCTAAAAGCTATAAATATCATTGCAGGAATCAATGAAGAGCTTCAAAAGTATATTCCCGGACAAGTTGGACGTTTCGATGATTCATTCAATATTAATTGTATAGGAGACACTTTTCAGTTTTTAGGCGTTCCTACAATACTTTTTGAAGCAGGGCACTTTCCAGACGATTACGAGAGAGAAATCACAAGAAAATACATATTTTTCGCGTTAATTTTAAGCTTTAAATTGATACTCGAAAACGATTTAGTTAATAATAGATTCTCTGAATATTTGAATATTTCACAAAATAATGTCGTTTTTTATGATTTTATGTATAAAAATGTCAAAATAAATTATGATGGTATCGAAATTATTACGAATTTTGTCGCACAATACAAAGAAGAATTAATCGAAAATAAGATTCATTTTAACGCTTACATAGTTGAAGTAGGCGAATTGGAAAATTATTTTGGACATTACGAATACGATGCAAAAGGCGCAGAATATTCGGACGATTTCCAAAACTTTCCAAAAACGGGTCAAAAAGCAAATTTTTATTTAAATAAAAATGTTAAATTTGTTAACGGATTAATAAAAAGTTAA
- a CDS encoding helix-turn-helix transcriptional regulator gives MVNIDDFVKRLEAVLEYHGLNASAFADKIGVQRSSMSHLLSGRNKPSLDFVMKILEVFPDVDLYWLLIGKGSFPKSNSDETIESQKFSSPLPSNPDIENDLFSAIEINLEEEKRETKKSPVLRNENLNFEDEEIEKIVLFYKNGTFKAYSP, from the coding sequence ATGGTAAACATCGATGATTTTGTAAAAAGACTTGAAGCTGTATTAGAATATCATGGTTTGAATGCATCTGCCTTTGCTGATAAAATTGGTGTGCAGCGTTCAAGTATGTCCCATCTATTGTCAGGCAGAAACAAACCTAGTTTAGATTTTGTGATGAAAATTTTGGAGGTTTTTCCTGATGTAGATTTATATTGGCTTTTGATTGGAAAAGGCAGTTTTCCAAAAAGTAATAGTGATGAAACAATCGAATCTCAAAAATTTTCTTCTCCTCTTCCATCGAATCCGGATATAGAAAATGATTTATTTTCGGCTATAGAAATAAATTTGGAAGAAGAAAAAAGAGAAACCAAAAAATCTCCTGTTCTCAGAAATGAAAATTTGAATTTTGAAGATGAAGAAATTGAAAAAATCGTCTTGTTCTATAAAAATGGCACTTTTAAGGCTTATTCTCCATAA
- a CDS encoding 1-acyl-sn-glycerol-3-phosphate acyltransferase, with the protein MKKLLYKFIFYKLMGWKIVGMENAEVKKCVLVVMPHTSNHDFYIGLFTRGISGLQMNFVAKKELFKFPFGFYFRNVGGEPLDRSGGLNKVDAIASIFDRKEIFRLAVAPEGTRKKVNEIKTGFYFIALKANVPIVPVAFDWGKKEVNIGKPFYPTGNYEADYEVLKKHYEGVLGKIPENGIKL; encoded by the coding sequence ATGAAAAAACTATTATACAAATTCATCTTTTACAAGCTAATGGGCTGGAAGATAGTGGGAATGGAGAATGCTGAAGTAAAAAAATGTGTGTTAGTAGTGATGCCTCACACGAGCAATCATGACTTTTATATAGGTCTTTTTACTCGCGGTATCTCTGGATTGCAGATGAATTTTGTAGCAAAAAAGGAGTTATTTAAATTTCCTTTTGGTTTTTATTTTAGAAATGTTGGCGGAGAACCATTAGACCGTTCGGGTGGTTTGAATAAAGTAGATGCGATTGCTTCAATTTTTGATAGAAAAGAAATCTTTCGTTTGGCCGTTGCTCCGGAAGGAACCAGAAAAAAAGTTAACGAAATAAAAACTGGGTTTTATTTTATTGCGCTTAAAGCGAATGTACCAATTGTTCCCGTTGCTTTTGATTGGGGCAAAAAAGAAGTGAATATTGGCAAACCTTTTTATCCGACTGGAAATTACGAAGCCGATTACGAGGTTTTAAAAAAACATTATGAAGGAGTTCTAGGCAAAATTCCTGAAAATGGCATCAAATTGTAA
- a CDS encoding spermidine synthase has product MIRKIFSYIIPIKIFKKKSARSKMIEVTWANGELVLDTENTNYSYGSLQRILRYGLRNIGYDKILEMEHILLLGVAGGSVVKTLVDEIAYKEKITGVEIDPDMIQIANQYFNLNQIKQLEVIIDDAFEFVLKTKDRYDLIIIDIFEDTHMPNFLFEKFFVDRVCTILKDNGFVLFNTMILDEAHNVRNRKYVAEVNPKIFKTKMLPRIESHNELIIINKVA; this is encoded by the coding sequence ATGATTCGAAAAATTTTCAGTTATATAATTCCAATAAAAATATTTAAGAAAAAATCAGCTAGAAGCAAAATGATCGAAGTTACTTGGGCAAATGGCGAGTTAGTATTGGACACTGAAAACACAAATTATTCATACGGAAGTCTGCAACGCATATTAAGGTATGGACTTCGAAATATAGGCTATGATAAAATCTTAGAAATGGAGCATATTCTGCTACTGGGGGTTGCTGGCGGAAGCGTGGTAAAGACTTTGGTAGACGAGATTGCATACAAAGAAAAAATTACTGGAGTAGAAATCGATCCAGATATGATTCAGATTGCCAATCAATATTTCAACCTTAATCAAATTAAGCAGTTAGAAGTTATCATTGATGATGCATTTGAATTTGTTCTGAAAACAAAGGACAGATACGATCTCATCATCATTGATATTTTTGAAGATACGCATATGCCTAATTTTTTGTTCGAAAAGTTTTTTGTCGACAGAGTCTGCACTATTTTAAAAGACAATGGTTTTGTTTTGTTTAACACCATGATATTGGATGAAGCGCACAATGTTCGAAACAGAAAATATGTTGCAGAAGTAAATCCGAAAATATTTAAAACAAAAATGCTGCCTCGCATAGAATCGCATAATGAATTAATAATTATAAATAAAGTAGCTTAA
- a CDS encoding peptidoglycan DD-metalloendopeptidase family protein produces MKPLASILNSLPPAKVIDDSITISEYTPLNLSVSNQELVNQKLDTSEDFEKYISSFLKENNAKVAFGGYIEGRFLYQRSSIFLDASKPERNIHIGLDLWAEEGTAVLAALDGTVHSFKNNVGLGDYGPTIILEHEVENEKFYTLYGHLSLESIENLNVGDNFKKGEKIATLGNASVNGDYAPHVHFQIIHNIGNYWGDYPGVCNTKDLNFYIENCPDPNLLLKIT; encoded by the coding sequence ATGAAACCCCTTGCCTCAATCTTAAATTCCCTGCCGCCTGCTAAAGTTATTGATGATTCCATTACTATTTCTGAATATACGCCGTTAAATCTATCGGTTTCGAATCAAGAATTGGTAAATCAGAAATTAGATACTTCAGAAGATTTTGAAAAATATATTTCTAGCTTTCTTAAAGAAAACAATGCTAAAGTCGCATTTGGCGGTTATATAGAAGGCCGATTTTTGTATCAAAGAAGCTCCATTTTCTTAGATGCTTCAAAACCAGAACGCAATATTCACATCGGATTAGATTTATGGGCTGAAGAAGGAACTGCCGTGCTTGCAGCCCTTGACGGAACAGTGCACAGTTTTAAAAATAATGTTGGTTTAGGCGATTATGGCCCAACTATTATATTGGAACATGAAGTGGAAAATGAGAAATTTTATACTTTATACGGACATTTATCGTTAGAAAGTATAGAGAATTTAAATGTCGGAGACAATTTTAAGAAAGGCGAAAAAATTGCGACTTTAGGAAATGCCTCAGTAAATGGCGATTATGCACCTCACGTCCATTTTCAAATCATCCATAACATTGGAAATTATTGGGGAGATTATCCAGGAGTCTGCAATACAAAAGACCTAAACTTCTATATAGAAAATTGTCCCGATCCTAACTTATTATTAAAAATTACTTAA